The Poecilia reticulata strain Guanapo linkage group LG13, Guppy_female_1.0+MT, whole genome shotgun sequence genome has a segment encoding these proteins:
- the LOC108166834 gene encoding gastrula zinc finger protein XlCGF57.1-like, with amino-acid sequence MADSSVFYSEVKSILETLIMTAVDVLGVSDGGTDKTKWTLRREPDAAAMLVREAARKISSVFSQISSSLLAENHKLKVQLEQLQAELKSTAEGLENARLQRENVLNGGPVLVDDGNPSAATAEVEDIGETMQIPSSPPAEEDTAEDLAAPKSPELENSESQKTQEAALKPKGKEFVCELCNKSFSRRFHLAKHMNTHKEQRPFACDRCPRTFRTAETLEQHLLRHEEKKHASFQCQRCEKSFKTKMNLKTHQLVHSDLRPFSCGTCGKAFKTKHNLQAHQAVHLAEKPHKCSECGESFRCAVSLQCHRSVHTGEHPFTCTACGKAFSSRRSLRTHQAVHRGKVFTCETCGAGFTLRQNLRRHIRIHTGEKPFACKVCGRPFIQDNKLKAHMLLHGAAKAFMCDLCGKTFLYNCQLKKHQKAAHEEKQASKRQGREPGERRVIYRRDKTMLDVTPFSCGTCRKGFDSAASLQRHELIHAGGAAQYACDQCDKSFFYKATYEYHQRIHSGERPFACDVCGKRFVIRQALKSHRLQHSGEKPHKCEQCGKDFRIYTNYLRHRRVHTGEKPYECEVCGTRFRQLGHVKFHMQVHTGERPYSCSSCGLGFSDSRLLRKHNCSEK; translated from the exons atggctGATAGCTCTGTGTTTTATTCCGAAGTGAAATCCATTTTAGAGACGCTCATAATGACGGCGGTCGATGTTCTCGGAGTTTCTGACGGAGGAACCGATAAAACGAAGTGGACTCTGAGACGCGAG CCAGACGCTGCTGCCATGTTGGTCAGGGAGGCGGCCAGGAAGATCAGCAGCGTTTTCTCGCAGATCTCCTCTTCGCTTCTCGCTGAAAACCACAAACTAAAGGtgcagctggagcagctgcaggccGAGCTGAAGAGCACAGCCGAAGGTTTGGAAAACGCCCGGCTGCAGCGGGAGAATGTCCTGAACGGCGGTCCGGTGCTGGTGGACGACGGAAATCCTTCTGCAGCCACTGCAGAGGTGGAAG aTATTGGAGAGACGATGCAGATTCCTTCATCTCCTCCTGCTGAAGAAG aCACTGCTGAAGATTTAGCTGCTCCAAAAAGTCCCGAACTGGAAAACTCTGAATCCCAGAAGACGCAGGAAGCAGCACTGAAGCCTAAAGGAAAGGAGTTTGTGTGTGAGCTCTGCAACAAGAGTTTTAGCCGTCGGTTTCACCTGGCAAAGCACATGAACACTCACAAGGAGCAGCGGCCGTTCGCCTGTGACCGCTGCCCCAGGACGTTCAGGACTGCAGAGACCTTGGAGCAACACCTCCTGCGACACGAAGAGAAGAAACATGCTAGCTTCCAGTGCCAGCGCTGCGAGAAGTCGTTCAAGACAAAGATGAATCTGAAGACGCATCAGCTGGTCCACTCAGACCTCCGACCGTTTAGCTGCGGAACCTGTGGGAAGGCCTTCAAAACGAAGCACAACCTGCAGGCGCATCAGGCGGTGCACCTGGCTGAGAAACCACACAAGTGTTCAGAGTGTGGGGAGAGTTTCAGATGTGCCGTCAGTCTGCAGTGCCACCGTAGTGTCCACACTGGTGAGCATCCTTTCACCTGCACGGCGTGCGGCAAGGCCTTCTCCAGCAGGCGGTCGCTCCGGACGCATCAGGCAGTCCACAGGGGGAAGGTGTTCACCTGCGAGACGTGTGGGGCGGGATTCACCCTCCGACAGAACCTCCGGAGGCACATCCGCATTCACACAGGCGAGAAACCATTCGCCTGCAAGGTATGCGGGAGGCCTTTCATACAAGACAACAAGCTGAAGGCGCACATGCTGCTCCACGGCGCTGCCAAGGCGTTCATGTGCGACCTCTGCGGGAAGACCTTCCTGTACAACTGCCAGTTGAAGAAGCATCAGAAAGCTGCACACGAGGAGAAGCAGGCGTCCAAGAGGCAGGGTCGGGAGCCAGGCGAGCGCAGGGTGATCTACCGGCGAGACAAAACCATGCTGGACGTGACGCCGTTCAGCTGTGGCACCTGCCGCAAAGGCTTCGACTCCGCTGCTTCGCTGCAGAGGCACGAGCTGATCCATGCCGGCGGCGCTGCGCAGTATGCCTGCGACCAATGCGACAAGTCATTTTTCTACAAGGCCACCTACGAGTACCACCAGAGGATCCACTCCGGGGAGCGGCCGTTTGCGTGCGACGTCTGTGGGAAGCGGTTTGTCATCCGCCAGGCGCTCAAGTCCCACAGGCTGCAGCACTCTGGAGAGAAACCGCATAAGTGCGAGCAGTGCGGCAAGGACTTCCGTATCTACACCAACTACCTGCGACACCGCCGTGTCCACACGGGGGAGAAACCCTATGAGTGCGAGGTGTGTGGGACACGCTTCCGGCAGCTTGGACATGTCAAGTTCCACATGCAGGTCCACACAGGAGAGAGACCGTactcctgcagcagctgtggGCTCGGCTTTTCGGACTCCAGGTTACTCAGGAAACATAACTGCAGTGAGAAATAG
- the LOC103475200 gene encoding oocyte zinc finger protein XlCOF6-like yields the protein MEARFGRELASAVEVALRAAVSVFRDVWLGETRNSDWDEAKLGEIQEIERFLVDQIQKVFAELWEENEALRTKVEQLEDVLQRKAGRLEQELEARVGQLGRDMELLEQELKTMSEGPGKTHQDGPEQQLEDGPATDGSAPVGSSSVASPELEQNDLPVTSGSADVVPSSPDRSVADSAPAEAQMVFVGTIPSAAAVLLVGANEVFAQTLTDELELKPEFAPQDAASPDSSSASGLHCTQEKMPQNSLEEEPAGLTQRRRRKADKTEKVSPNNSTEETQVEPGEAQGRSLRRTSSQAGKRFFCEYCDTGFHWKSDLKKHLNVHKKPFPCEQCSKSFPDREDLENHLLSHDSMKDPLPFPCPQCKRSYRKESSLQNHLKRHQTSKLPKPFPCDQCGKSFRAQQSLENHLLRHEKWKLQLKCQHCEKTCKTAVQLRAHMAVHSEERPFSCATCGKEFKSKDTLRFHQMVHTNAKKYKCNMCEESFKYAHSLTVHKRKHTGDSPFVCDECNRSYRTGTALKRHKVIHTGEKPFTCHICGARFNLNNNLKRHLRIHTGEKPFACKDCGKSFSDNNKLKSHMLVHGARKPFMCDLCGKTFLFNCRLQMHQRYVHADNSHASDGVLQNRRPKPLVKPFSCKTCLKGFSAASSLKLHEKGHSEHKEFHCGICGKDFHNKYSFSYHQRSHSGDKPFVCDICGKSFFHGASLKQHERIHTGEKPYKCNQCDKEFRTDGNFYRHLRIHSGVKPFECSYCQKKFHQSNQLKSHLQVHTGQKLYSCQQCGHGFSDSRQLKKHSCDGSNHIKLE from the exons ATGGAGGCGCGCTTCGGTAGAGAGTTAGCGTCCGCGGTGGAAGTGGCTCTTCGGGCGGCCGTGTCCGTGTTCAGGGACGTGTGGCTTGGAGAGACGCGGAACTCGGACTGGGACGAAGCGAAGCTCGGTGAGATCCAGGAGATCGAGCGGTTTCTGGTCGATCAGATCCAGAAGGTGTTCGCCGAGCTTTGGGAGGAGAACGAGGCTCTGCGGACCAAagtggagcagctggaggacgTGCTGCAGAGGAAAGCCGGGCGGCTGGAGCAGGAGCTGGAGGCCAGAGTGGGTCAACTGGGCCGAGACATGGAGCTGCTGGAACAGGAGCTAAAGACCATGAGCGAGGGCCCCGGGAAGACCCACCAGGACGGGCCagaacagcagctggaggacggACCAGCCACCG ATGGATCGGCGCCGGTCGGCTCCAGCAGCGTGGCGTCTCCAGAGCTGGAGCAGAACGACCTTCCTGTGACCTCAGGAAGCGCAGACGTCGTTCCCTCCTCCCCGGATCGGTCCGTGGCCGACTCGGCTCCCGCGGAGGCTCAGATGGTGTTTGTCGGCACGATTCCCTCCGCCGCCGCGGTGCTGCTGGTCGGGGCCAATGAAGTCTTCGCCCAGACATTGACGGACGAGCTGGAGCTGAAACCCGAGTTCGCGCCGCAGGACGCGGCCAGCCCCGACTCCAGCAGCGCCAGCGGTCTCCACTGCACTCAGGAAAAG ATGCCACAGAATTCTTTAGAGGAGGAACCTGCTGGACTAACACAgcgcaggaggaggaaggctgataaaactgaaaaag TCTCACCCAACAACTCAACAGAGGAGACACAGGTCGAGCCAGGCGAAGCTCAGGGAAGAAGCCTGAGGAGAACCTCCTCTCAAGCAGGAAAACGCTTCTTCTGCGAGTATTGTGACACCGGCTTTCACTGGAAAAGTGACCTGAAGAAACACCTGAATGTCCACAAAAAGCCCTTTCCCTGTGAGCAGTGCAGCAAAAGTTTCCCAGACAGGGAAGATCTGGAGAATCACCTTCTGAGTCACGACTCAATGAAGGACCCGCTGCCGTTCCCGTGTCCGCAGTGCAAGAGATCCTACAGGAAGGAGTCTTCACTCCAGAATCATCTCAAGCGCCACCAGACGTCCAAACTGCCCAAACCATTCCCCTGTGACCAGTGTGGCAAATCATTCAGGGCGCAACAGTCACTGGAAAACCACCTCCTGCGCCACGAaaagtggaagctgcagctgaagtgCCAGCACTGCGAGAAAACCTGCAAGACAGCGGTGCAGCTGAGGGCCCACATGGCCGTGCACTCAGAGGAGAGACCGTTCAGCTGCGCCACGTGTGGGAAAGAGTTCAAAAGCAAGGACACCCTGCGCTTCCACCAGATGGTCCACACAAACGCCAAGAAGTACAAATGCAACATGTGTGAAGAGTCCTTCAAGTACGCCCACTCGCTGACGGTGCACAAGAGGAAGCACACCGGCGACAGCCCGTTTGTCTGCGACGAGTGTAACCGCTCCTACAGAACCGGCACCGCTTTGAAAAGACACAAGGTCATCCACACCGGGGAGAAACCCTTCACGTGTCACATTTGCGGAGCGAGGTTCAACCTCAACAACAACCTGAAGAGGCATCTGCGCATCCACACCGGCGAGAAACCGTTCGCCTGCAAGGACTGCGGGAAGAGCTTCTCTGACAACAACAAGCTGAAGTCGCACATGCTCGTTCACGGCGCCAGGAAACCCTTCATGTGCGACCTTTGCGGGAAGACGTTCCTCTTCAACTGCAGGCTGCAGATGCATCAGCGGTATGTCCACGCCGACAACTCCCATGCGTCAGACGGCGTCCTCCAGAACAGGCGGCCGAAGCCGCTGGTGaaaccattcagctgcaaaaCGTGCCTGAAGGGTTTCAGTGCTGCTTCGTCGCTCAAGCTCCACGAGAAGGGCCACAGCGAGCACAAGGAGTTCCACTGTGGCATCTGCGGGAAGGACTTCCACAACAAGTACTCCTTCAGCTACCACCAGCGCAGCCACTCAGGAGACAAGCCCTTTGTGTGCGACATCTGTGGAAAGAGCTTCTTCCATGGCGCCAGCCTGAAGCAGCACGAGCGGATCCACACGGGCGAAAAGCCCTACAAGTGCAACCAGTGCGACAAGGAGTTCAGGACGGATGGAAACTTCTACCGACACCTGAGGATCCACAGTGGGGTGAAACCTTTCGAATGCAGCTACTGCCAGAAGAAGTTCCACCAATCCAATCAGCTGAAATCCCACCTGCAGGTTCACACGGGCCAGAAGCTGTACTCCTGTCAGCAGTGCGGCCACGGCTTCTCTGATTCACGGCAGCTCAAGAAGCACAGCTGCGATGGCTCCAATCATATTAAACTTgaatga